The genomic DNA tTCTATTGAGAGTTAAGTTTTCAGGTACGCATGAAAGCTGTTTGTGTTCTCGAGTCCATCCTTAGAAAGAAGGATGACGATCATTTTTCACATGTGGCATCTTACTTCACTGAAAACAAAGATGTGGTGCTGAGATGTTCTGAATCTCCCCAAGCCTCTTTGAGAGAAAAGGCTATAAAGGTAACCTTATAGTCAATCTGGATGAATAATTACTACATGAAAATTTCATACTCTCACTCATTTACGCTCTAAGAATATTTGTAATATACTTTAACACTTGACCCCCTGATGGACAGGTTCTTAGCCTTCTAGGTGGAGACCAGCCAAACAGTTCTATTAATTCAGAGAAAGCTGTAAAGACAGGGACCGCTACTGTTGCTGAACTGCCCGACTTGATAGACACTGGCTATTCAAATGATGATAACTTAATGGACAACTCAACAAATAGTATTGATGAACAAAATATAGGGAATTTGACATCATCTACACCTCTGGTTGACGATTTATTTGGAGATATAAGTGGCTCTATTAGAGCTAGTCATGAACTGAAAAATGATGACGACCCTTTTGCTGATGTCTCATTTCACACAGGCGAGAGCAAAGAACATGCAGATGATCTATTTTCAGGGATGACAGTTGGTGATGATAAACAGGGTGATCATGAGAGTCGCAAGCAGGGGATTCAAAGTGATCCTCAACTTTTTGATCTATTTGGTTCCAGTTCCAAGCAAGGAAATCATAATGGGTCTGTTAGTGATTTAATGGGTGGTTTGTCAATAGATGAAAATACCTCAAGTACGAAGCCGAAGGGAACATCATCCACAGTGCAATCCGAATCTTTATTTTCAGGTTTAAACAATCATACCCTTGACAATAATACTCTTGGCGGCATGTTGGGCTCACAGGCTCAGCCAATTGGGTTCAATGTAAATCCAATGTTTCCCACCGGTCATATGCCATACAATATGCCGCCTGGTATTATGTTGAATCAACCATATCCTACTCAACCTCTTAATTATGGTGCAATGGGAACTATATTGGCTCAGCAGCAATTACTTGCTACAATGGCTAATTTCCAACACATTAGTAATGTCAACATGCGAGATGGCGGTGTTTCTCAAATGGTTGGACCTAATGGAGCTTCCCCTCTGCCAGACATATTTCAGCCAAATTTGACATCTCAAACTCCCGGCtcaatcatcaacaattcaaagaaagaagataatACTAAAGCATTTGATTTTATCTCGGTAAGTTCGTGGTAAATACTTTTTATGTGAATTACAcataatattaacatttgcaacttgaatacaacaacaaccaagccttattcCATTAAGTGGGGTCGGGCGGTCGGTTGCATGGATTAAATTACGCCATAGTGTTATATCGTAACCCTAATATTTGCAACTTATTAATTACAAAACAAGTTAAaaccaaattattaagaagaatGTGGATTTTAATAGTATGACATCATTTTATActcgataaaataataaaggaaATGCTACTAGTGCCCCCGGGGCAATAGTTAAGCTAAAAAGAGATGAATGAAGTGTTTTGGGTGGACCTGAAACTGATGTCTTGATGACACATTCGGCTTCCTTCATTATATTGATTACTTGTTATGCAACTGTCTAGCTGTCAGGTGTATTGAAATGATCACTTTGTTTCATGCTTGTAGGACCATCTTGCCTCGGCTCGCGACTCAAGGAGAGTGATTTGAAATTTAGATTTTGTGCTTTTGTTGAGGATATTTAAGGTGTTGCAGTGTTGGATTGACATTATCACATTAATAGATGATATTCTGCATGTCCATGTTAACATCGTAATAAAACGAGAAACACTTCAGACATGGAATAAGAGACAGTTGCAGTTCTCAATGTTTTTCTGGATAGAATGTAGCAGGATAATGTTGCgtaatgttttattttcatgagtatgtttttcctttgagaaaattattttcatgagtATGTTGTGTACTTAGTTAACtgttgataatattttttttgataaagtaaTTGCTGAGATTTTGCTACTGCAATTGATTGTGTATTccttttatttgtatttgtctccATTGCATGTGTGGAAGAGCAAAAAAGGCCTTAGTGTAGTTGCTTCATGCTTATGTGTCACAGATTATAGATGgttctatttgtttttttttctttctttctattacAGTTTATAACAATTTCCATGATATAGATATCTtttttatattctcattttcctatattatttataattttttttttctctgtatGTTCTCATTCTCATACATATAATTCAATTCGAGACATTAAGTTTGAGTATATCTTTCAATCAGTTTTTGAACACTGGTTCTTTATGTTGTAGATTAGTCCATTTTGCCAAGTATAACTAACATTAGTATTTTATAATCTGTTAATAC from Medicago truncatula cultivar Jemalong A17 chromosome 8, MtrunA17r5.0-ANR, whole genome shotgun sequence includes the following:
- the LOC11434031 gene encoding protein MODIFIED TRANSPORT TO THE VACUOLE 1, which produces METSRRAVESYWRSRLIDSATSDEDKVAPVYKLEEICELLRSSHVSIVKEVSDFVLKRLDHKSPIVKQKALRLIKYAVGKSGAEFRREMQRHSVAIRQLLHHKGQLDPLKGDALNKAVRETAQEAVSAIFSEENSNNNYKAAAAPSQDLNRRIQGFGNTNYEPPPEDIKSFISEVVGIGSASIKQGLHSLTQGHSLMKNETGSGNYKSPIQRSLTVESERGDRYEPVAYRSETQSSFGLPKNQSSGSWNQDSRVNKMDISNGESSGNSSEIKTREDRLLETIVTSGGVRLQPSRDAIQAFITEAAKLDALALSHALELKLQSPIWQVRMKAVCVLESILRKKDDDHFSHVASYFTENKDVVLRCSESPQASLREKAIKVLSLLGGDQPNSSINSEKAVKTGTATVAELPDLIDTGYSNDDNLMDNSTNSIDEQNIGNLTSSTPLVDDLFGDISGSIRASHELKNDDDPFADVSFHTGESKEHADDLFSGMTVGDDKQGDHESRKQGIQSDPQLFDLFGSSSKQGNHNGSVSDLMGGLSIDENTSSTKPKGTSSTVQSESLFSGLNNHTLDNNTLGGMLGSQAQPIGFNVNPMFPTGHMPYNMPPGIMLNQPYPTQPLNYGAMGTILAQQQLLATMANFQHISNVNMRDGGVSQMVGPNGASPLPDIFQPNLTSQTPGSIINNSKKEDNTKAFDFISDHLASARDSRRVI